From one Rhodovulum sp. ES.010 genomic stretch:
- a CDS encoding RsmB/NOP family class I SAM-dependent RNA methyltransferase: MAGTGDRARGAALRLLRAVLEEHRLIAELAAAGGPLDMLEPAEAARARRLALATLRHLGRADAVLKPHLRKPPPPAIRAILRLATVEMLEAGAAAHGAVDAAVGLARANGRTRAYAGLVNAVLRKVAATPPETWAALPPQRLPGWLRGRLDSAWGRAAVTGIEAAHAAGAPLDLTPKDGEAAALAARLGGAVLPTGSVRLTGRAQVSALAGYAEGAWWVQDAAAALPAKLLAPRPGARVVDLCAAPGGKTMQLAASGAAVTAVDLSEARMARVEENLARTQLAADLVVADALSWAPDRPADAVLLDAPCSATGTVRRHPDLPFAKDAASIRPLFALQAALIDRAVGMLAPGGRLVYCTCSLLPEEGEAQVAAALDRHPDLLPMPAEAPWIEPAWQTAHGALRLRPDFWPERGGMDGFYIACLGKSG, encoded by the coding sequence ATGGCCGGAACGGGCGACAGGGCGCGGGGCGCGGCGCTGCGGCTCTTGCGCGCGGTTCTGGAGGAGCATCGGCTGATCGCCGAACTCGCCGCGGCGGGCGGGCCGCTCGACATGCTGGAGCCCGCCGAAGCCGCGCGCGCCCGGCGGCTCGCGCTGGCCACGTTGCGCCACCTGGGCCGCGCCGATGCCGTGCTGAAACCCCATCTGCGCAAGCCGCCGCCGCCCGCCATCCGCGCGATCCTGCGGCTCGCCACGGTCGAGATGCTGGAGGCCGGTGCGGCGGCGCATGGCGCGGTGGACGCGGCGGTCGGGCTGGCCCGCGCCAACGGACGCACCCGCGCCTATGCGGGTCTCGTCAACGCGGTCCTCCGCAAGGTGGCCGCGACCCCGCCCGAGACCTGGGCGGCGCTGCCGCCGCAGCGCCTGCCGGGCTGGCTGCGCGGGCGGCTCGACAGCGCCTGGGGCCGGGCCGCGGTCACCGGGATCGAGGCGGCCCATGCGGCGGGCGCGCCGCTGGACCTGACGCCGAAGGACGGCGAGGCCGCGGCGCTGGCCGCACGGCTGGGCGGGGCGGTCCTGCCGACCGGATCGGTCCGGCTGACAGGTCGGGCGCAGGTCTCGGCGCTGGCGGGATATGCGGAGGGCGCGTGGTGGGTGCAGGATGCCGCCGCGGCGCTGCCCGCGAAGCTGCTCGCGCCGCGCCCCGGTGCGCGCGTCGTCGACCTTTGCGCGGCGCCGGGCGGCAAGACCATGCAACTGGCCGCCTCCGGGGCCGCCGTCACGGCGGTGGACCTTTCCGAGGCGCGCATGGCGCGGGTGGAAGAGAACCTCGCCCGGACGCAGCTTGCGGCGGATCTGGTGGTCGCCGACGCGCTGTCCTGGGCGCCGGACAGGCCCGCCGATGCGGTCCTGCTCGACGCGCCCTGTTCGGCCACCGGCACGGTGCGCCGCCACCCGGACCTGCCCTTTGCCAAGGATGCCGCGTCGATCCGGCCGCTCTTCGCGCTGCAGGCCGCGTTGATCGACCGGGCGGTCGGGATGCTCGCCCCCGGCGGGCGGCTGGTCTACTGCACCTGCTCGCTGCTGCCCGAGGAGGGCGAGGCCCAGGTTGCGGCCGCGCTGGACCGCCATCCCGACCTGCTGCCGATGCCGGCCGAGGCCCCGTGGATCGAGCCCGCATGGCAGACCGCACATGGCGCCCTGCGCCTCAGGCCCGACTTCTGGCCGGAGCGCGGCGGAATGGACGGGTTCTACATCGCCTGTCTGGGCAAATCCGGTTGA
- a CDS encoding heparinase II/III family protein, with translation MAGGFQSDPAPRRRGDWRNGLQARLSAFARPVPGLVSQPEPRSIGSFARGRQLCVGSFLFEGGLVEAPGAAIWDLDMPDARFEAALHGFAWLDDLAAAGDGAARRRAQDWTLNWIARFGRGRGPGWAPALAGRRLIRWLHHAVMLLNGLDRAQSEAIFRSFARQARFLARRWPGARPGLPRIEALTGLIYAALFLTGMQRHLGPALRALDKECDREIDDGGALPSRNPEELLEVFTLLIWAEAALREAGRDAGPAHRGAIQRIAPTLRALRHADGGLARFHGGGRGAEGRLDQALAESGVKPRPVRGLAMGYARLSSGRTTVLVDAAAPPPPPLSREAHASTLAFELTSGRRPVIVNCGSGAPFGAAWRRAGRATQSHSTLAIKGFSSSRLAPAKKDHGRALLAEVPKSVEARQETGVAGHSLTVWHDGYAPTHGLTHVRQLLLAYDGRALSGEDTLAAFTDEERAAFDKTMARSRQQGVAFDIRFHLHPDVDAEIDMGGTAVSLALKSGEIWVFRHDGAAELRLDPSVYLEKGRETPRATKQVVLSARVMDYASLITWTLAKAQDTPRALRDLDREDEFEGVAFPWSRPDRPEDEG, from the coding sequence ATGGCAGGCGGCTTTCAGAGCGACCCGGCGCCCCGGCGGCGCGGCGACTGGAGGAATGGGCTCCAGGCGCGTCTCTCGGCGTTCGCGCGCCCGGTGCCCGGCCTCGTGTCGCAGCCGGAGCCCCGCTCCATCGGCAGTTTCGCGCGGGGGCGGCAGCTTTGCGTGGGCAGCTTCCTGTTCGAGGGCGGCCTGGTCGAGGCGCCGGGCGCCGCGATCTGGGACCTGGACATGCCGGACGCGCGCTTCGAGGCCGCGCTGCACGGGTTCGCCTGGCTCGACGATCTCGCGGCCGCGGGCGACGGCGCGGCCCGCCGGCGCGCGCAGGACTGGACGCTGAACTGGATCGCCCGGTTCGGGCGCGGCCGTGGGCCGGGGTGGGCGCCCGCGCTTGCGGGGCGCCGGCTGATCCGATGGCTGCATCACGCGGTGATGCTGTTGAACGGGCTCGATCGGGCGCAGTCCGAGGCGATCTTCCGGTCCTTCGCCCGGCAGGCACGGTTCCTCGCCCGCCGCTGGCCGGGCGCCCGCCCCGGCCTGCCGCGGATCGAGGCGCTGACGGGGCTGATCTATGCCGCGCTTTTCCTCACGGGCATGCAGCGCCACCTCGGCCCCGCGCTGCGCGCGCTGGACAAGGAATGCGACCGCGAGATCGACGATGGCGGCGCGCTGCCCTCGCGCAATCCCGAAGAGCTGCTGGAGGTCTTTACCCTGCTGATCTGGGCCGAGGCCGCGCTGCGGGAGGCCGGCCGCGACGCGGGCCCCGCCCATCGCGGGGCGATCCAGCGCATCGCGCCGACGCTCAGGGCGCTGCGCCATGCCGATGGCGGGCTTGCGCGGTTCCATGGCGGCGGGCGCGGGGCGGAAGGGCGGCTGGACCAGGCGCTGGCCGAGTCGGGCGTCAAGCCCCGGCCGGTGCGGGGGCTCGCGATGGGCTATGCGCGGCTCTCCTCGGGCCGCACCACGGTTCTGGTGGATGCGGCCGCGCCGCCGCCGCCCCCGCTGTCGCGGGAGGCCCATGCCTCGACGCTCGCCTTCGAGCTGACCTCGGGCCGGCGGCCGGTGATCGTGAATTGCGGCTCGGGCGCGCCGTTCGGGGCCGCGTGGCGCCGCGCCGGGCGGGCCACGCAGTCGCATTCCACGCTGGCGATCAAGGGATTCTCGTCCTCGCGGCTGGCCCCGGCGAAGAAGGACCACGGCCGGGCGCTGCTGGCCGAGGTGCCGAAATCCGTCGAGGCCCGGCAGGAGACCGGCGTCGCGGGCCACAGCCTCACGGTCTGGCATGACGGTTACGCGCCGACCCACGGGCTGACCCATGTGCGCCAGCTTCTGCTGGCCTATGACGGGCGGGCGCTGTCGGGCGAGGACACGCTGGCCGCCTTCACCGACGAGGAACGCGCCGCGTTCGACAAGACCATGGCCCGGTCGCGGCAGCAGGGCGTGGCCTTCGACATCCGGTTCCACCTGCACCCGGACGTGGATGCCGAGATCGACATGGGCGGCACCGCCGTCTCGCTCGCGCTGAAAAGCGGCGAGATATGGGTGTTTCGCCATGACGGGGCCGCGGAATTGCGGCTCGACCCGAGCGTCTACCTCGAAAAGGGGCGGGAAACGCCCCGCGCGACGAAACAAGTCGTTCTCTCCGCCCGCGTGATGGATTATGCGAGCCTCATCACATGGACCCTGGCCAAGGCCCAGGACACGCCGCGCGCCCTGCGCGACCTCGACCGCGAGGACGAGTTCGAGGGGGTGGCGTTTCCCTGGTCGCGGCCGGATCGACCCGAAGACGAAGGATGA
- the dapB gene encoding 4-hydroxy-tetrahydrodipicolinate reductase, with protein sequence MANLPGIVIMGASGRMGQMLIHTVLQSEQARLAGCVERPDHPWVGRDVGEAMGGPHVGLHVTDDPVEVIAQAQAVIDFTTPEATVATATLTAQARAVHVIGTTGFSQEHLQRIKAAARHAVIVRAGNMSLGVNLLAQLTRKVAAALDAEFDIEVVEAHHRHKVDAPSGTALMLGEAAAEGRGVALDEVAERGRDGITGERARGAIGFSAIRGGDVVGEHDVIFAGLGERVVLRHIATDRAIFARGALRAALWGQDRKPGEYDMVDVLGL encoded by the coding sequence ATGGCGAACCTGCCGGGCATCGTGATCATGGGGGCATCGGGGCGGATGGGGCAGATGCTGATCCATACGGTCCTGCAAAGCGAGCAGGCGCGCCTTGCGGGCTGCGTCGAACGGCCCGACCACCCCTGGGTGGGCCGCGACGTGGGCGAGGCGATGGGCGGGCCGCATGTCGGACTGCACGTCACCGACGATCCGGTGGAGGTGATCGCCCAGGCCCAGGCGGTGATCGATTTCACGACCCCCGAGGCGACCGTGGCGACCGCCACCCTGACCGCCCAGGCGCGCGCGGTGCACGTGATCGGCACCACGGGTTTCTCGCAGGAGCATCTGCAGCGCATCAAGGCGGCCGCACGCCATGCGGTCATCGTGCGGGCCGGCAACATGAGCCTCGGGGTGAACCTTCTTGCGCAGCTGACGCGCAAGGTGGCCGCGGCGCTGGATGCGGAGTTCGACATCGAGGTGGTCGAGGCGCACCATCGGCACAAGGTGGATGCGCCCTCGGGCACCGCGTTGATGCTGGGCGAGGCCGCGGCCGAGGGACGCGGTGTCGCGCTGGACGAGGTGGCCGAGCGCGGACGCGACGGGATCACCGGGGAACGGGCGCGCGGGGCGATCGGGTTCTCGGCGATTCGGGGCGGCGACGTGGTCGGCGAGCACGACGTGATCTTCGCCGGGCTCGGCGAACGGGTCGTGCTGCGCCACATCGCGACGGACCGGGCGATCTTTGCCCGCGGCGCGCTCAGGGCCGCGCTCTGGGGGCAGGACCGGAAACCCGGCGAATACGACATGGTCGACGTGCTCGGCCTCTGA
- the rbfA gene encoding 30S ribosome-binding factor RbfA: MKAMSRSSAPSQRQLRVGELIRRTLSEVLARGDVHDPELNALSITVGEVRTSPDLKVATAYVLPLGGRGAEDALEALKRNRGELRRALSKKVDLKFSPELRFVIDQTFDRMDETRRLLAQEDVQRDIARPDGDGG; this comes from the coding sequence ATGAAAGCCATGTCCCGATCTTCCGCCCCTTCCCAGAGACAGCTTCGCGTGGGCGAGCTTATCCGGCGCACCCTGTCGGAGGTGCTGGCCCGCGGCGATGTGCACGACCCCGAGCTCAACGCCCTGTCGATCACCGTGGGCGAGGTGCGCACCTCGCCCGACCTCAAGGTCGCCACCGCCTATGTCCTGCCGCTCGGCGGGCGCGGCGCGGAGGACGCGCTCGAGGCGCTGAAGCGCAACCGGGGCGAATTGCGCCGGGCCCTCTCCAAAAAGGTGGACCTCAAGTTTTCGCCCGAACTGCGCTTCGTCATCGACCAGACCTTCGACCGGATGGACGAGACGCGCCGCCTGCTCGCCCAGGAGGACGTGCAGCGCGACATCGCCCGCCCCGACGGCGATGGCGGCTAG
- a CDS encoding dihydrodipicolinate reductase: MSRTVLGAAALAVLCAAPVSAEGFRPVESRATFVSLVHGKDLRRMGVKLAVTPRGQVVGQAFGKRVSGDWRWDGKYFCPDLTYGDRAIGPDCQAVQVRGTTVRFITDRGAGRLAVLRLE; this comes from the coding sequence ATGTCGCGTACCGTTCTGGGCGCTGCGGCCTTGGCCGTACTCTGCGCCGCCCCCGTTTCGGCCGAGGGCTTCCGCCCGGTCGAAAGCCGCGCCACCTTCGTCAGCCTCGTTCACGGCAAGGACCTCAGGCGGATGGGGGTCAAGCTGGCCGTCACGCCGCGGGGGCAGGTGGTGGGCCAGGCGTTCGGCAAGCGCGTGTCCGGGGACTGGCGCTGGGACGGCAAATACTTCTGCCCCGATCTGACCTACGGAGATCGCGCGATCGGCCCCGATTGCCAGGCGGTCCAGGTGCGGGGCACGACGGTCCGCTTCATCACCGACAGGGGCGCCGGCCGGCTTGCCGTTCTGCGCCTCGAATGA
- a CDS encoding DUF1674 domain-containing protein, whose product MSEDSGKDLPPAALRALREAEERRKAAQAPARPRELGGRDGPEPVRYGDWERKGIAVDF is encoded by the coding sequence ATGAGCGAGGACAGCGGCAAGGACCTCCCGCCCGCGGCGCTCCGCGCGCTGCGGGAGGCGGAAGAGCGGCGCAAGGCGGCACAGGCCCCCGCGCGGCCCAGGGAACTCGGCGGCCGCGACGGCCCCGAGCCCGTGCGTTACGGCGACTGGGAACGCAAGGGAATCGCCGTCGATTTCTGA